The Coffea arabica cultivar ET-39 chromosome 10e, Coffea Arabica ET-39 HiFi, whole genome shotgun sequence region TACATTCTCTAATACAACACCCCTAAGGTATAGGAAATACTCCCCAAAACCCGAcaattgaagaaaataaaaaaacaccAAGAACAAACTTGACTTGGATATAAGCTTTTCTTGAACATTATCACCTTGTGCATCAGTCCAAAGAAAAAGGGATTGTTTTGCTGCCTTAGCTAGAACGAATAGCATTTAGCTTATCCATAATTGGTGGAGTGCTCTCGCCTGGATTAAGGTGAACAAGCAATTGTTTAACATTCAATAATTGCAGTTGCAACCATCTCTGTTCTGCTAATTTTTTTGTCTTTGGCTACCTTCTACCTCAAACAGTAATCACAGGTCTTGAATGACTTACATCTAGTTTGGTAATCACGCAAATCCTATACTAGTACCCTTAGAAACGAAATTCAGTATTAGAAATAGGTgcgaaaggaaattttcaactGCAAATGATGAACTTCCTTAGTAAAAATGTTAGCTGTTAAGAATTTTTTGACATTAATTGCTCTTCCAGCTAGCTCAATCATTTCTTTAATCTCTTATTTTTTGTGGGAGTGGAGTGTGGGGTGGAAGCTGATAACAAACTTTTATCAAGTTTTAGAGTTCAGCTAGAAGAATTAGAGTAACTCAAAACTCTTTCATACAAACtactttaaacaaaaaaaattctgcaAGATTGAGGCTTGCCAATCATCATCCTCAATTAAACCTGGTTGGCACTTGTTTCAGAATCTGACTATATACCTAAAGCTAAATAGTTGAGACAAATACTGGGAAGTCGATTACAAGTGACTGCACCAGACTTGTATACCAAACCCTTTTGAAGCATGTCACAGCAGCAACGTCCCCAACACGTTGCagctatttcttgaagttcttacTCTTTGCTAGCACACATTACTCACAGGAAAAAGGTATTCAAGCACGACCAAATTAGTAACCAATAATACAAGCAATAAGTGGGACTAGCACCCagaaaaatgtaaaacaattgagaaagaaagacaaaaccTTTCGCCCTCAACTTATCAGTGATATATGGAGGGGTCCCATAGCATTCACGAGATGAAATTCCAGCATGCAGCTAATAGTCTCCAAAAGATTGTTTTGTGGCATGTCTCCTTATTCAGACGTCAAAATTGTGTCAGAATTCCTACTGGAAGAAACAACGCCTAATTAATTGACGTAACACTTCAAGCACAACGTGTATTGCAGAACAAGGATTCATATTCTTTTTTACTACACTTGGTTCTATAAGGTGTTCTACgaaggaaaaaattttcttcagGGAAGGATTGTGGACCATTTTATCTGTTGCAATTGTGAAAATAGTCATTCGGATACATGAGAAGCAAGAGAAATAAAACCCAAtggatagtttgaaaatgtttAACTTTCAATTCAATTTATTTTATACTGTAAGATATTACAATCATTTTTGTCATAGTGATGCCTCCACGCCACCAACCCCGCAGACAAATCTAATTTACGAGATTTGCAGtaatattctttttgttttgttgtttaagTGAATATTTATGATAATGCTTTTCTATTTGGTAAATTTATCTATATCCTTCACTCTGGCATCCCTTGTGGTAACTTAAAATTTCATGTATGTAATGCACCAGGATGTATACAAATCTGATGCCGAATTCTGaagctagatttttttttttttttttgggggggtctAAAAGTTGaaacaagagaagagaagaTTATGAAAGTATAACAAGCCTATTGAAGTTAATTTACTGGAACAATTAATAGAGCAGGCTGAAACAGTATGCATGTTACATGGATTATGGCAGTTTCCTGCTTCGCTGAAACATTCTTTACATAGTTTCAAATGTACGTAGAAGTGCTAAAGAAACAACTGGGGTATGACATTCTTTAATGAGCTTGGGAAAAGGATGATGGATTCTACAGCTTGGATTTCCATTTATCAAAAGGGGCACACATAATAAAAGCTGAGCAAGTGGTCTCCATTGATAAGTTTCAGTGTAGAAGAAAGCCTAGGACATCAAAAAGAGGGTGTCTTTTTCGAATGACAAATGAGCTCAACAAACTGTTCTGCATATTAAAATTGAGCGAAATAACATCCATATTTACAAATTACGGAAATCCATAGTCAGAGAGGCATGAATGAAATGAGCATCATCCTCATCTAACTATATCAATGGATCAACCGTTCAACGTACAAAGTGCAATATTACAAGCCCAATTGTCCAAACCCAGAGTTTGCTTCAGTATAATTGTCATACATATgggaacaacaacaacaaaacagaGGCAGAAATAGCGTTGATGCAGATGTACAACGAGAGCATTCCATCCTAAAGTTTGATATCCATCATGCAGTTGAAACGTGAACAAATCCTTTTATGATAAATAAATCTCAAGATGGATAAACTTCCATATACACATGCTGTGGAGACTTTTCAGCAAAGATTGCCGAGTATGTGAATTGCCATTAAGAAGAGCCCTTAACAATCATGACTGGGCATTGAGCACGGTTACTGCAGTAATTGCTGACACTTCCCAAAAACATCCTGCTTAAATAGACAGAACGGTCAAATTATTCATTAAGATAGATTTATATAAGCAATGGCCAAATAATATATAATGAGGAACATAGCTCAAAACTGAAAGAATTCCAGGTATAAAACTGCAAATTTGGAATACGTAGTTGCTGTTATGAGTTGCCCGGAAGATGCTAAAAACAGGGCTATAATTGCTCTTCCATCTTAAAAGCTTTGTCCAGGGATGGCCTAACCAACATTCACTCAAAGGAATTACAGTTCAAGCCATCCCGACACAATTTGGGCTGTTAATAAATGGTCATTTTCATAAAGTTGATGAACTTTAAGAGAAATATGTAAACAAGCTGACAACAGTTAAAtagaaacaagaaaggaaagccTACAAATGACTAATAAAACTCTCAATTTTAATGTTTCATCTAATAACTTGACTTTGCACACACTTTCACATGCACAGAAATGGGCCGTGCTGCCACAGTGACAGAGGAGAACAAAAAGATATAACAGAAGAGAATGCGCATTAATGACTTGAGCTCCCATTTACCACATCCACTAATCATGGCAGACAATTGCTCTAGTGATAACTTCCAGCTGGAAGCACTTATACAACTACTTTTTGTCTGATGAGTGGCCTTCCAATTGGCTCAATGCACCATTAACCTCTATATGCTCCTTTTCTAGTGTCATTGGCAGCTTAAGAACTGTACAGAGAAGCAATTTATAAATGCATGAAGCTAGAAACATCAAGTCTCGTTGTCGTAAGGCCAGAACAACAAACAAAAAGTGAAGGCCCTAATTAACGAAACTTTATATCCTAAGAAAATCCACCAAAAATACGACTTATGTCTTGGTTAATAGCTAAAAGAGGCTAGCCAAAGAGCTAGCTGCCTCAAATTGTCCCCAAATTGCCTCAAATTTATGATGCCTCAAATACCTTTTTTATGATGCCATAGGCTTTTGAGTATCATTATCCAAAGTAAATCATTAGCAGAAGCAAAATTAGCAGACATATTGTTCAGATATAACTATGCATCTTTCGTCAGATAGAAAAACAGCTTGCAATACTGAATTGCTTTCATTTAAGGGGAATGAATCCTTCACCTTGTTGTGTCAAGCCTAGCAGTCTAAGCAAGTTCATGAACAAAGCATGCTCAAGCATGTTCAAGATTGAAACGGGCTCATTTTTTAATGAACCAACCAAGTTTGAACTTTTAGGTAATCTCTGTTGTTAGTCGTGCCAATAAGAGCTTCGTCCACAAAAGCTCACATAAATACCAAGAAGTTACTTTGTTTTAGCAAATTAGCACCTCCAAGAGACAAATCCAGTAATAAATCAAAGGACCCCAGACCTTTGCAAGGTTATCAAGTAACAATTAGGAATCCAGGGGTGGACTCATGACGCGTTCTGTGAAGCTGGATGCCTCTCCTCTCTTTTCATTCGAGTGGCTTCCGTTCCTCAACAACTTCACAAATTGATTTCTCAATGTAGAATTATAAGATTGGGAGAATTTACCTCTTAATGGGACCAAAAGCGCGTGACCCCATCACCAGTAAATCAGCATGCAACTCCTCAACAACTTCACAAATTTTCTCCTTTGGATCCCCAATAACTACCTTGGTTTCAACTTTCACctattttcatttcaaaaaagGAAACAATCAACAAGTGCCATTGCCACGTTCGTTTTATTCTATTCTTTGAACTCTCCAGGTTCACATCCAAAGTAACACGAAAATTTCTGTTAACTCTACCATGAAATTCCAATAAAGTCAAGAACTTTCTCACAATCCAAAATCAAGGCATGACTAAAATCACCTCACTGACCAAAAGTAGCAACAGTGAAGTAAACCAGGTTAAGAAAGAATAAAAGATCCAAAATTTAACTTCATAATACAATGAAATTATCAGATGATCAACACACAAGCACACTGATGAGTGAGAAAAATTAAGGAAACACTAACATTTTTTTCAGAGCAAATCTGAAGAGCATGCTGAAAAATGGCGTGAGTAATCCGCTTTTGGTGAGCTTCAATGGCGGCGGTAAAAGCCGGCACCTGGAAATCACCTGCTAATAATAAATTAATCAATAAACAAAATCATCAAACAAATAAAATCCAAACAGTTActactaaaacaaaaaaaaaaccaggaTCGCTAAATGAAAGAAGCTTTGAGTAGGCTTAACTAGGACCGCCGAAGGGGATGGGACCGGGATTAAGACCAGTGGCGATGGACGGCGGCGATTGAACGTGGAGGACGACGAAGGATCCATCTTCGGATTTAAGCTTGACGTTATCCAGCGCCCATTTTAAACCGCTCATGCTCTCTTCGCTGCCATCAACGGCCACGATTACGCAACCCAACTTCCCGCTCATCTCTTTGATTGTTTTTGGACTTTTCGATTGATTGGAAACTGGATATTGGCTTTGATTATTCAGGGGTTGTGCCTTTTTTGGGAGCTACCTTACCTCCCTCTCTTTGCTGGCTGCTGCCTTCTCTCGAATTTTCATTTGTCTTGAATCTTGATTGATGATTGCTTCCCTTGCTGTAAAaagtttaaaattaaaaaagagtgGTTTTGACGGCTctccctccttttttttttttaccccacTTCATTTTTACCGCTGAAGATTACGCGCCAATTTGTGAAAACGGTAGACGAGCGAGCCCGTAACACTCTGGATGAGGTTGGGCCTGAAACTCGCGCCATGTACACCAGACAGACTTGCATTGCATAATAAATGCACATGCATGTAGGCCCGGCCCAAAGCGCAAATTCTTTCATTAGAGTTGAGTAGGGTGGTAAATGACCAATGTAGTCACTCACagtgacccaaaaaaaataataatgataatctTTCGTGTAGAAAATGGTGCAAATAGTCCCTCACGTATAGCAAGTGTACTAATTTAACCTATAATCTATTTATGATTGAATTTTCGAGCAAAAAACGCATGCCAAAATCGAGTGTTCATGCTGTTCAGAATGAGAATGAGAATAACATTTCGTTTTAAAAAGGTCCTCCGCCACCAACTCTTCTTTCTCTCCTAACCTACCACCAACTTGCTTCACTCCTCCCCTCCTTCTCTTCCTCCTCCCATCTCCACTACCGCCAATCACTCTCAATTCTTCGTTAAAGATAAAGGAGAATAGAGGGCGATGGGGAAGGGTGGTTGGGAAGAGGGAGGGGTGGAAAGGGTGATAGAAGAAATAGGTTCTAGGATCAAATTAGTATTTTTGTTATGTCGTGGTATTATTTTTTATGGGAGGGACCAAAAAAAGGTTTCCCCAAAATGTGAATGaccattttggtaatttttcctttcaagtAATATCATCAAATGTGTTGCAAATTTCTTTAGTTGTGGCTTGAGCCCTAGTGTCTGTGAGAGCCTAAGTGGCCTGAGTTGGACCAAGATttactcttccttttcttttcagttTGAGCCAAACTCATAGTTGACCTCAAAAAACTTACATGAAAGCGCTAAATTTAAAGTGAATGCAGGGCCTGCACTAACTTTCACGCCTTTGTTAGGTCATAGGTGATTACAAATATGAGGCGTGCTTCTACCTCATGTTACATATCACGCCTGTCGGTCCATGCAGAAACTACAGGAtattaatcgagctcgagtcgagtttgatttgagcggctcgattcgtttacAGCCCTATTTGTAACCATTATAGCCTTGGTTTTGACTGGAAATACCGGACCATCATACATACACATTGCGATCTTCCTCACTGTTTCTAGTTAACTTGTCATTTCAAATATTTGAGTTGCTTTTGATAAGATATGTTTTTAATTCACCATCAAAGATGCATGTTGGCAATGCAATATATACACTTGCTCtctttatccctttttttttaaaaaaaattctgtggATATTTATACCAGAAGGTATCATCAGTTGGGATGCCATacaccttgtttggattgtatttttggAGAACAATTTTTTTGAGGTTCTCTAAAAATAGTTCTCAACGCATTTTCCAAccaattttttttactaaatctTTACTTCTTAATCTAtcattaattatatatatatagagagagagagagaggagcacagttttcctttcttttcccttcaaTTCTGCATCTAGAATGGCTTTCCTTTGGAAAACTCCCCGTGCAATTTGGCTTCAGCGGGCACGTTTGCTCAACTGCTTTCTTGTTTCACTTAGGCAAGGCATCACGGCAATCAGCTGCTTATATATGGCCTTCTGTCTTTGactttaaaaaagaaagatttaCTTCCCCTATAATTTAATGGTGGAATCCTGCATCagctttttattatttttttatgattCTGTGAT contains the following coding sequences:
- the LOC113712467 gene encoding universal stress protein PHOS34, which produces MSGKLGCVIVAVDGSEESMSGLKWALDNVKLKSEDGSFVVLHVQSPPSIATGLNPGPIPFGGPSDFQVPAFTAAIEAHQKRITHAIFQHALQICSEKNVKVETKVVIGDPKEKICEVVEELHADLLVMGSRAFGPIKRMFLGSVSNYCSNRAQCPVMIVKGSS